One genomic segment of Amycolatopsis sp. WQ 127309 includes these proteins:
- a CDS encoding MFS transporter, giving the protein MTRVAVPVFTLPGFRRLLAGRSLSFLATALVPTALTLAVLDATGNAGDLGLVLAAELVPQLVLLPVGGVLADRFPAQRVAFAADLLRGAAQLGIGIELLLGFVRITDLVVLSAVTGVGIAFGTPTMSPLVSAVVPGDARLAANGHLGVARGIALVAGPGIAGVLVVTVGAGWSFVATAALFTAAAATLGGVRADRPDPAARGTSFFRELADGWREVRIRSWFWTNLVGHGVSNLAAGVLMTLGPLIAVRSLGGEVTWVIIYQAGMAGLVVGALAAPRLRFGRPLVATSVCGALFALPLLAFAVPLAPWVEAVAYGVGMLGVGTLNTVWQTTMQRHFPVTALARADSYDALLSFAARPLGLAIAAPIAALTGVAPPLIVMAALVAAVNLAIIAVPEVRSITGSGPR; this is encoded by the coding sequence GTGACCCGAGTGGCCGTCCCCGTCTTCACGCTCCCCGGCTTCCGCCGGCTGCTGGCCGGCCGGAGCCTGTCGTTCCTGGCGACCGCCCTGGTGCCGACCGCACTGACGCTGGCGGTGCTCGACGCGACCGGCAACGCGGGGGACCTCGGGCTGGTGCTGGCCGCGGAACTGGTGCCCCAGCTGGTCCTGCTGCCCGTCGGCGGCGTGCTGGCGGACCGGTTCCCGGCCCAGCGGGTGGCTTTCGCCGCCGACCTGCTGCGCGGTGCCGCCCAGCTGGGCATCGGGATCGAGCTGCTGCTGGGGTTCGTCCGGATCACCGACCTGGTCGTGCTTTCGGCCGTGACCGGAGTCGGCATCGCCTTCGGCACGCCCACGATGTCGCCCCTGGTGTCGGCCGTCGTGCCCGGTGACGCCCGGCTGGCCGCGAACGGCCACCTCGGTGTCGCCCGCGGGATCGCGCTGGTCGCCGGGCCGGGCATCGCGGGCGTCCTGGTGGTCACCGTCGGCGCCGGCTGGTCGTTCGTGGCGACCGCGGCGCTGTTCACCGCGGCTGCCGCCACCCTCGGCGGCGTGCGCGCCGACCGGCCGGACCCGGCCGCGCGGGGCACGTCGTTCTTCCGGGAGCTGGCCGACGGCTGGCGCGAGGTGCGGATCCGGTCGTGGTTCTGGACGAACCTCGTCGGGCACGGCGTGTCGAACCTGGCCGCGGGGGTGCTCATGACCCTCGGCCCGCTGATCGCCGTGCGCTCGCTCGGGGGCGAGGTGACCTGGGTGATCATCTACCAGGCCGGGATGGCCGGCCTGGTGGTGGGCGCGCTGGCCGCGCCGCGGCTGCGGTTCGGCCGGCCGCTGGTCGCGACGTCGGTGTGCGGGGCTCTGTTCGCGTTGCCGCTCCTCGCGTTCGCGGTGCCGCTGGCGCCGTGGGTCGAGGCGGTCGCCTACGGCGTCGGCATGCTCGGCGTCGGCACCCTGAACACGGTCTGGCAGACCACCATGCAACGGCACTTCCCGGTCACCGCCCTGGCGAGAGCGGACTCCTACGACGCGCTGCTCTCCTTCGCCGCGCGACCGCTCGGGCTCGCGATCGCGGCCCCGATCGCCGCCCTCACCGGCGTCGCCCCGCCGCTGATCGTGATGGCCGCGCTGGTCGCGGCGGTGAACCTGGCGATCATCGCGGTCCCGGAGGTCCGCTCCATCACCGGCTCGGGACCGCGTTGA
- a CDS encoding thioesterase II family protein → MSSNAATAAGKPGRWLLRTPAATSAARLFCFPYSGVGASMFNGWPRSIGEVEVCPIQLPGRENRIREGHYGSYADLAGALAEALLPHLDRPFAFFGHCAGALPAFETAALLAERGDPVPETLFVSAQVAPHDCPHDRFLDLGDDELRREIEFLTLSRGGEVYPPLVELGLAILREDLAANRDYRRPAPVSTMPFPITVLHWSQDAEVTQEQLRGWSRYADRVDFPVVDGGHYDFLSAPPQLQERLAAPFAAAVPR, encoded by the coding sequence GTGAGCTCGAACGCCGCCACCGCAGCCGGCAAACCCGGCCGCTGGCTCCTGCGCACCCCCGCCGCCACGTCGGCCGCGCGTCTCTTCTGCTTCCCCTACTCCGGTGTGGGTGCGTCGATGTTCAACGGCTGGCCCCGGTCGATCGGCGAGGTCGAGGTGTGCCCGATCCAGCTGCCCGGCCGGGAGAACCGCATCCGCGAAGGGCACTACGGCAGCTACGCGGACTTGGCCGGTGCACTGGCCGAGGCGCTGCTCCCGCACCTCGACCGGCCGTTCGCGTTCTTCGGGCACTGCGCCGGCGCGCTGCCGGCCTTCGAAACGGCCGCCCTGCTGGCCGAGCGCGGCGATCCGGTGCCGGAAACGCTGTTCGTCTCCGCGCAGGTCGCCCCGCATGACTGCCCGCACGACCGCTTCCTCGACCTCGGCGACGACGAGCTTCGCCGGGAAATCGAATTCCTGACACTGAGCCGCGGCGGTGAGGTGTACCCGCCGCTGGTCGAGCTCGGCCTGGCGATCCTGCGCGAAGACCTGGCAGCGAACCGCGACTACCGGCGCCCGGCGCCGGTGAGCACCATGCCGTTCCCGATCACCGTCTTGCACTGGTCGCAAGACGCGGAGGTGACCCAGGAGCAGTTGCGCGGCTGGAGCCGGTACGCCGACCGCGTCGACTTCCCCGTCGTCGACGGCGGTCACTACGACTTCCTGTCCGCTCCGCCGCAGCTGCAGGAGCGGCTGGCCGCGCCGTTCGCAGCGGCGGTGCCCCGGTGA
- a CDS encoding cytochrome P450 produces the protein MRISAGLGAFPVAKLSTVDLFDADFFAEGDPHPVWAAMRARAPLHRQVLPDGRSFRSVTRFHDACRVLGDHRVFTSERGSVLTQLGVDDISAGRMLVSTDPPRHGELRRPLNARLSARTLAAWDDRIRRAVLRFLEPALDGGEWDVAERAYELPMTVAGSLLGIPESDWGELVRWTAMAAAPDDTRFRVRSSGATLAIAHHQLFEYFGAQVKLRRDDDQARTDLIGHLMTMTAGGAPLTDEEVVYNCYSILLGANATTPHTVSGTILALAEHEGQLRRVLDDPGLAPQLVEEGLRWTSAANSFLRYAVADTELSGGRVEAGEAVAVWIGSANRDESVFADPYRFDVTRTDNRHIAFGHGPHYCLGATLARLTFRILFDEFFRRFGTIEVTGPPRHLASVFIAGLTSLPVRTR, from the coding sequence GTGAGGATCAGCGCCGGCCTGGGCGCGTTCCCCGTCGCCAAACTGTCCACTGTGGATCTGTTCGACGCGGATTTCTTCGCCGAGGGCGATCCGCACCCGGTGTGGGCGGCGATGCGCGCGCGGGCGCCGTTGCACCGCCAGGTCCTGCCGGACGGCCGGTCCTTCCGGTCGGTCACCCGCTTCCACGACGCCTGCCGGGTGCTCGGGGACCACCGGGTGTTCACCTCGGAGCGGGGCAGCGTGCTGACCCAGCTCGGGGTCGACGACATCTCCGCCGGACGGATGCTGGTCTCGACCGACCCGCCGCGTCACGGCGAATTGCGCCGCCCGCTCAACGCCCGGTTGTCGGCCCGCACGCTCGCCGCGTGGGACGACCGGATCCGCCGGGCCGTGCTGCGATTCCTGGAGCCGGCTCTCGACGGCGGCGAATGGGACGTCGCCGAACGGGCCTACGAACTGCCGATGACGGTGGCCGGGTCGCTGCTGGGCATCCCCGAGAGCGACTGGGGCGAGCTGGTGCGCTGGACGGCGATGGCGGCCGCACCGGACGACACCCGGTTCCGGGTCCGCAGCAGCGGCGCGACCCTCGCGATCGCCCACCACCAGCTGTTCGAGTACTTCGGCGCGCAGGTCAAACTCCGCCGGGACGACGACCAGGCGCGGACCGACCTGATCGGCCACCTGATGACCATGACGGCGGGCGGCGCCCCGCTCACCGACGAGGAGGTCGTCTACAACTGCTACAGCATCCTGCTCGGCGCCAACGCGACCACACCGCACACAGTCTCGGGAACGATCCTCGCGCTCGCCGAGCACGAGGGCCAGCTGCGCCGCGTCCTCGACGATCCGGGCCTGGCCCCGCAGCTCGTCGAGGAAGGGCTCCGCTGGACTTCGGCGGCGAACAGCTTCCTCCGGTACGCGGTCGCCGACACCGAGCTGAGCGGGGGCCGGGTCGAGGCGGGCGAGGCCGTCGCGGTCTGGATCGGGTCCGCGAACCGGGACGAGTCCGTGTTCGCCGATCCCTACCGGTTCGACGTCACCCGCACGGACAACCGGCACATCGCCTTCGGCCACGGCCCGCACTACTGCCTCGGCGCCACGCTGGCCCGCCTGACCTTCCGGATCCTCTTCGACGAGTTCTTCCGGCGGTTCGGCACCATTGAGGTGACCGGACCACCGCGGCATCTGGCCTCGGTGTTCATCGCGGGCCTCACCAGCCTTCCCGTCCGCACCAGGTGA